Proteins encoded in a region of the Ziziphus jujuba cultivar Dongzao chromosome 3, ASM3175591v1 genome:
- the LOC107422402 gene encoding putative disease resistance protein RGA1 isoform X1 has protein sequence MAELETFSIADRIVGKLASVAVRELAIFSGMEDQISELVGTISTIKDVLLDAEEQQVDNHQIKSWLERVEDVVYDADDFVDYFSTEAMAKLLQVRTFFSWPSQLVLRHKMGRRIKQINGKLHAIDSDRNRMDLDLGVFYEEPLVVTKSSYRAHAFVSQGEVFGRERDREAILKLLLDPKVEEEENVCAVAIVGLAGVGKTTLAQFVYNDDKVRRHFDLRMWVSVSQDFDVGLLVEKIIKSAYDVNTENLEMDQLQKELRKIINGKRYLLVLDAVWNVDGESWLNLKRLLSDGAQGGRIIITTRYLAAATVASKMEPYFLQMLDEDASWALFEEVAFKKGQGPKTPNIVAIGKDIVNKCGGNPLTIRTIGSMLYFKDSEREWYSFSKMEFTRVPQQENGIIQTLKLSFDSLPSHLKHCFAYCRIFPKECEIDVQTLINLWMAQGFIYSSEPRRCMEDIGYGYFKQLTWRSFFQDIQRDKHGIITKCKMHGLIHDLAILVAGKRCSMLSLNKDNIDTKAHHLSFNFHLDSHWQIPTSLVQAKRTRTILLSNQSQQWETEGRSSKSICGNMVLGCKTLRVLDLHNSGINIVPPSIGKLKYLRYLDLSRNINIKTLPSSITKLYHLQTLKLNCCQRLKELPRDIKKLINLRNLEIDGCYGLTHMPCGLGQLTDLRTLSEFLLSKRKDLDSRHKGGLDELKNLNNLRGELRIKNLRHGADYEVANLEKKRLKSLILIWDNDGEAMKAVANGYVQCSKQEGKVDSYLMSLNGLKPHISLKELSLSAYGGIQFPDWFSSLTNLVRLSLWGCKKCQYIPPLHQFSSLQVLTLGELTNLEYVSEYENNLLSSTETLPSLRELRLTGLPNLRGWWRFEKKEGVDDISSSTKATILSTAESYQPIFPCLSKLSIENCPELDSMPHYPYLDEVLQLNNSSVKPLQQTMAMSMAGQQIPTTTDEASSSTISHASVPSTSTFFPLSKLRNLCLVDIMELDISNGDVIIWEAFESLKFLTFDHLPQLETLPEGLQEVNSLQELHIRRCNNLKAIPDWIIKLKSLKKLAIRLLPNLTSLPVELYGHTSSQKLEIEDCPKIAQKANHVQDLIMKFLTTSEPLRIMQ, from the exons aTGGCAGAACTAGAAACCTTTAGTATTGCAGACAGGATAGTTGGGAAGTTAGCTTCTGTAGCAGTGCGAGAGCTTGCAATCTTCTCAGGCATGGAGGACCAGATTTCAGAATTAGTAGGTACCATTTCAACAATCAAAGATGTACTTCTTGATGCTGAGGAGCAACAGGTTGATAATCATCAAATCAAAAGCTGGCTTGAGAGGGTTGAAGATGTAGTTTATGATGCTGATGACTTTGTGGACTACTTCTCCACCGAAGCTATGGCCAAGCTCCTCCAGGTACGCACTTTCTTCTCATGGCCAAGCCAACTTGTGCTTCGTCACAAAATGGGTCGTAGAATAAAACAGATTAATGGAAAACTACATGCCATTGATTCGGATAGGAATAGAATGGATTTGGATTTGGGGGTGTTTTATGAGGAACCTTTGGTTGTCACTAAAAGTAGTTACAGGGCTCACGCTTTTGTAAGTCAAGGAGAAGTATTTGGAAGGGAACGTGATAGGGAGGCCATCTTGAAACTTTTGTTGGATCCcaaagttgaagaagaagagaatgtGTGTGCTGTAGCCATAGTGGGTTTAGCAGGAGTAGGAAAAACCACACTTGCTCAATTTGTGTATAATGATGACAAGGTTCGAAGACATTTTGATTTAAGAATGTGGGTCAGTGTTTCGCAAGATTTTGATGTCGGATTACTTGttgaaaaaatcattaaatCTGCATATGATGTGAATACAGAAAATCTAGAGATGGATCAATTGCAGAAGGAGCTtcgaaaaataataaatggaaAACGATACCTTCTTGTACTCGATGCCGTTTGGAATGTGGATGGTGAATCATGGCTAAACTTGAAAAGGTTGTTGTCAGATGGAGCACAAGGGggtagaataataataacaactcgTTATTTAGCTGCTGCAACAGTTGCAAGTAAAATGGAGCCTTATTTTTTACAGATGCTAGATGAAGATGCTTCATGGGCTCTGTTTGAAGAAGTTGCTTTCAAGAAAGGACAAGGGCCAAAAACCCCCAACATTGTGGCAATTGGAAAGGATATTGTGAATAAGTGTGgaggaaatcctcttacaattaGGACAATAGGAAGTATGTTGTACTTTAAGGATTCGGAAAGAGAATGGTACTCCTTCTCGAAGATGGAATTTACAAGAGTACCACAACAAGAGAATGGTATTATTCAAACACTTAAACTTAGCTTCGATTCTCTTCCTTCACATTTGAAACATTGTTTTGCCTATTGTCGTATATTTCCTAAAGAGTGTGAAATTGATGTGCAAACCTTGATAAATCTTTGGATGGCACAAGGATTTATTTATTCATCAGAACCTAGGCGGTGTATGGAAGATATAGGCTATGGGTATTTTAAACAATTAACTTGGAGGTCATTTTTTCAAGATATTCAAAGAGATAAGCATGGCATAATCACAAAGTGCAAAATGCATGGTCTCATTCATGATCTTGCAATCTTGGTAGCTGGAAAGAGGTGCAGCATGTTGTCattaaataaagataatatTGATACAAAAGCTCACCACTTgtcatttaattttcatttggaTTCACACTGGCAGATTCCAACTTCATTGGTTCAAGCAAAAAGGACTAGAACAATTCTCTTATCAAATCAATCACAGCAGTGGGAAACAGAAGGGAGATCAAGTAAATCAATCTGTGGTAACATGGTTTTAGGTTGTAAGACATTACGTGTGTTGGACCTGCATAATTCAGGGATTAATATAGTGCCACCTTCTATTGGAAAGTTGAAGTATTTGAGATATCTTGATCTTTCTCgtaatataaatatcaaaacacTGCCCAGTTCTATTACTAAGTTGTACCATTTGCAGACTCTGAAACTCAATTGTTGTCAGAGACTTAAAGAATTGCCAAGAGATATTAAGAAGCTAATCAACCTCAGAAATCTGGAGATTGATGGGTGTTACGGTCTTACTCATATGCCATGTGGATTGGGCCAATTGACTGATCTGAGGACATTATCTGAATTTTTATTAAGCAAGAGGAAAGATCTTGACTCGAGGCATAAAGGTGGACTGGATGAACTGAAGAATCTAAACAACTTAAGAGGAGAGTTGAGGATTAAGAATTTAAGACATGGGGCAGACTATGAGGTTGCAAACTTGGAGAAAAAACGGCTTAAGTCCTTAATACTAATTTGGGATAATGATGGAGAGGCAATGAAGGCCGTTGCCAATGGCTATGTTCAATGTTCAAAGCAGGAAGGGAAAGTTGATTCTTATTTAATGTCATTAAATGGCCTTAAGCCACATATAAGTCTTAAAGAATTATCTTTATCTGCTTATGGGGGTATCCAGTTTCCAGATTGGTTTTCTTCGCTTACAAATCTTGTTAGACTTTCGTTATGGGGATGTAAGAAATGTCAATATATACCACCACTGCATCAGTTTTCTTCTCTTCAAGTATTGACATTGGGTGAGCTGACTAATCTGGAATATGTTTCAGAATATGAAAATAACCTGTTGTCATCGACAGAAACATTGCCATCCCTAAGGGAGCTTCGGCTCACAGGTTTGCCTAACCTGAGGGGATGGTGGAGATTTGAAAAAAAGGAAGGTGTAGATGATATTTCTTCTTCCACAAAAGCAACAATTCTGTCGACAGCAGAGAGTTATCAGCCTATATTTCCTTGTCTTTCAAAGTTGAGTATTGAGAACTGCCCCGAGCTGGATTCTATGCCGCACTACCCATATTTAGACGAGGTGCTTCAGCTGAATAACAGTAGTGTGAAGCCTTTGCAGCAAACTATGGCCATGAGCATGGCAGGACAGCAGATCCCAACAACAACAGATGAAGCTTCATCCTCGACGATTTCTCATGCTTCAGTGCCAAGTACTTCCactttctttcctctctctaaACTGAGGAATCTGTGTCTTGTTGACATAATGGAACTTGACATTTCCAATGGTGATGTAATTATATGGGAAGCTTTTGAAAGCCTCAAGTTTTTGACATTTGATCATCTTCCACAACTAGAGACTCTCCCTGAAGGGCTTCAAGAAGTTAACAGCCTGCAAGAACTCCATATACGGCGCTGTAATAATTTGAAGGCCATTCCTGATTGGATCATAAAGCTCAAGTCACTTAAGAAACTTGCTATTCGGCTATTGCCCAATCTGACATCATTGCCTGTAGAATTATATGGCCACACCTCTTCACAAAAGTTGGAGATTGAGGATTGTCCTAAGATTGCTCAAAAGGCTAATCATGtccag GATCTAATCATGAAATTTTTAACAACTTCCGAACCTCTAAGGATTATGCAATA A
- the LOC107422402 gene encoding putative disease resistance protein RGA1 isoform X2 translates to MAELETFSIADRIVGKLASVAVRELAIFSGMEDQISELVGTISTIKDVLLDAEEQQVDNHQIKSWLERVEDVVYDADDFVDYFSTEAMAKLLQIPTSLVQAKRTRTILLSNQSQQWETEGRSSKSICGNMVLGCKTLRVLDLHNSGINIVPPSIGKLKYLRYLDLSRNINIKTLPSSITKLYHLQTLKLNCCQRLKELPRDIKKLINLRNLEIDGCYGLTHMPCGLGQLTDLRTLSEFLLSKRKDLDSRHKGGLDELKNLNNLRGELRIKNLRHGADYEVANLEKKRLKSLILIWDNDGEAMKAVANGYVQCSKQEGKVDSYLMSLNGLKPHISLKELSLSAYGGIQFPDWFSSLTNLVRLSLWGCKKCQYIPPLHQFSSLQVLTLGELTNLEYVSEYENNLLSSTETLPSLRELRLTGLPNLRGWWRFEKKEGVDDISSSTKATILSTAESYQPIFPCLSKLSIENCPELDSMPHYPYLDEVLQLNNSSVKPLQQTMAMSMAGQQIPTTTDEASSSTISHASVPSTSTFFPLSKLRNLCLVDIMELDISNGDVIIWEAFESLKFLTFDHLPQLETLPEGLQEVNSLQELHIRRCNNLKAIPDWIIKLKSLKKLAIRLLPNLTSLPVELYGHTSSQKLEIEDCPKIAQKANHVQDLIMKFLTTSEPLRIMQ, encoded by the exons aTGGCAGAACTAGAAACCTTTAGTATTGCAGACAGGATAGTTGGGAAGTTAGCTTCTGTAGCAGTGCGAGAGCTTGCAATCTTCTCAGGCATGGAGGACCAGATTTCAGAATTAGTAGGTACCATTTCAACAATCAAAGATGTACTTCTTGATGCTGAGGAGCAACAGGTTGATAATCATCAAATCAAAAGCTGGCTTGAGAGGGTTGAAGATGTAGTTTATGATGCTGATGACTTTGTGGACTACTTCTCCACCGAAGCTATGGCCAAGCTCCTCCAG ATTCCAACTTCATTGGTTCAAGCAAAAAGGACTAGAACAATTCTCTTATCAAATCAATCACAGCAGTGGGAAACAGAAGGGAGATCAAGTAAATCAATCTGTGGTAACATGGTTTTAGGTTGTAAGACATTACGTGTGTTGGACCTGCATAATTCAGGGATTAATATAGTGCCACCTTCTATTGGAAAGTTGAAGTATTTGAGATATCTTGATCTTTCTCgtaatataaatatcaaaacacTGCCCAGTTCTATTACTAAGTTGTACCATTTGCAGACTCTGAAACTCAATTGTTGTCAGAGACTTAAAGAATTGCCAAGAGATATTAAGAAGCTAATCAACCTCAGAAATCTGGAGATTGATGGGTGTTACGGTCTTACTCATATGCCATGTGGATTGGGCCAATTGACTGATCTGAGGACATTATCTGAATTTTTATTAAGCAAGAGGAAAGATCTTGACTCGAGGCATAAAGGTGGACTGGATGAACTGAAGAATCTAAACAACTTAAGAGGAGAGTTGAGGATTAAGAATTTAAGACATGGGGCAGACTATGAGGTTGCAAACTTGGAGAAAAAACGGCTTAAGTCCTTAATACTAATTTGGGATAATGATGGAGAGGCAATGAAGGCCGTTGCCAATGGCTATGTTCAATGTTCAAAGCAGGAAGGGAAAGTTGATTCTTATTTAATGTCATTAAATGGCCTTAAGCCACATATAAGTCTTAAAGAATTATCTTTATCTGCTTATGGGGGTATCCAGTTTCCAGATTGGTTTTCTTCGCTTACAAATCTTGTTAGACTTTCGTTATGGGGATGTAAGAAATGTCAATATATACCACCACTGCATCAGTTTTCTTCTCTTCAAGTATTGACATTGGGTGAGCTGACTAATCTGGAATATGTTTCAGAATATGAAAATAACCTGTTGTCATCGACAGAAACATTGCCATCCCTAAGGGAGCTTCGGCTCACAGGTTTGCCTAACCTGAGGGGATGGTGGAGATTTGAAAAAAAGGAAGGTGTAGATGATATTTCTTCTTCCACAAAAGCAACAATTCTGTCGACAGCAGAGAGTTATCAGCCTATATTTCCTTGTCTTTCAAAGTTGAGTATTGAGAACTGCCCCGAGCTGGATTCTATGCCGCACTACCCATATTTAGACGAGGTGCTTCAGCTGAATAACAGTAGTGTGAAGCCTTTGCAGCAAACTATGGCCATGAGCATGGCAGGACAGCAGATCCCAACAACAACAGATGAAGCTTCATCCTCGACGATTTCTCATGCTTCAGTGCCAAGTACTTCCactttctttcctctctctaaACTGAGGAATCTGTGTCTTGTTGACATAATGGAACTTGACATTTCCAATGGTGATGTAATTATATGGGAAGCTTTTGAAAGCCTCAAGTTTTTGACATTTGATCATCTTCCACAACTAGAGACTCTCCCTGAAGGGCTTCAAGAAGTTAACAGCCTGCAAGAACTCCATATACGGCGCTGTAATAATTTGAAGGCCATTCCTGATTGGATCATAAAGCTCAAGTCACTTAAGAAACTTGCTATTCGGCTATTGCCCAATCTGACATCATTGCCTGTAGAATTATATGGCCACACCTCTTCACAAAAGTTGGAGATTGAGGATTGTCCTAAGATTGCTCAAAAGGCTAATCATGtccag GATCTAATCATGAAATTTTTAACAACTTCCGAACCTCTAAGGATTATGCAATA A
- the LOC107422381 gene encoding uncharacterized protein LOC107422381 isoform X1: protein MELPIPNKLKKLWDIWDLRVCILISLFLQVFLLLVAPFRQTTSRTFVIMSIWSAYLLADWVAAVSIGLITKSQTDHSLDPHTENLHIFAFWASFLLIHLGGPDSITSFSIEDNELWLRHLFSLILQVVAVAYSFFLTLPKNNLQLPTMLVFFVGIIKFSERIAALYLASLDRFGSTVLPEPNPGPDYRDAVATYAASMGLMDQASEITMTTTTTMTNVGNSLNPKFAIVDEKVFSESSDETKFLQVAHSLFETFKGLIVGFLLSSKDRESSRNTFLHLEASEAFRLMEYELSFMYQLLHTKVVMMRCVFGYILRIISFCFLIGALISFSFSLVDDPKFSKFSIYLTYSLLVVAIFLDIFSGLKLIFSKWTIIFLKDGWIEYIPQRVLKYLKRERWSGSMSQYNVIGYCLDERPKWLYSLFSYLHLKGFLETMKILRHSSSETVTEKLKSFIFNELKIKSQTASTLRDAIEACSQRGEWALLRAPSYIKLKWSIGEFQYAESLLLWHLATELCYSTIKEDDSNERTICKLLSDYMFYLLVAKPTMLAPVLGNWQVVFRDTCAEANRFFDEFSISDQKQVCEMLISVETNFRATTVKGNRSKSVLFDACVLAHQLQNMNWQERWKVMVLVWTELFCYAAINCRPIVHAQQPSRGGEFLTFTWLLMNHLGLGTQFYEQEQQAGKKFMPIM from the coding sequence ATGGAGTTACCAATTCCCAACAAGTTGAAGAAGCTGTGGGACATATGGGATCTTCGGGTGTGTATCCTCATAAGCCTCTTCCTACAGGTATTTCTACTTCTAGTTGCTCCTTTCAGGCAAACAACCAGTCGCACATTTGTTATCATGTCAATATGGTCTGCTTATTTGCTGGCCGACTGGGTGGCTGCTGTTTCTATTGGACTAATCACCAAAAGCCAGACCGACCATTCCCTTGATCCACACACAGAAAACCTACACATTTTTGCGTTTTGGGCATCCTTTCTTTTGATTCATCTCGGTGGGCCTGATAGCATTACCTCTTTCTCAATCGAGGATAATGAATTATGGCTCAGGCACTTGTTTAGTCTCATTTTACAGGTTGTGGCTGTTGCTTATAGCTTCTTTCTTACACTTCCTAAAAACAATCTACAACTGCCAACTATGCTTGTGTTCTTTGTTGGAATTATCAAGTTCTCTGAGAGAATAGCGGCTTTATATCTTGCAAGTTTGGACCGTTTTGGTTCCACTGTGTTGCCGGAGCCAAACCCTGGTCCTGACTACAGAGATGCCGTGGCAACATATGCTGCTTCAATGGGGTTGATGGATCAAGCATCAGAGATAACGATGACGACGACCACGACCATGACAAACGTTGGGAATTCTTTGAATCCTAAATTTGCCATTGTTGACGAAAAGGTATTTTCAGAATCTTCTGATGAGACAAAATTCCTGCAGGTAGCACACTCGCTCTTCGAAACCTTCAAGGGACTTATTGTTGGCTTCCTTCTCAGTTCCAAAGACCGAGAATCAAGCCGGAATACTTTTCTCCATTTAGAAGCTTCTGAGGCTTTTAGATTGATGGAGTACGAGCTGAGCTTCATGTACCAACTTCTCCATACCAAAGTTGTCATGATGCGTTGCGTGTTCGGTTACATACTCAGGATTATCAGTTTCTGTTTCCTAATTGGTGCTTTGATAtcgttttcattttctttggtcGATGATCCTAAGTTTAGTAAGTTTAGTATCTATCTTACTTACTCATTGCTTGTAGTAGCCATTTTTCTAGATATTTTTTCTGGCCTCAAGCTCATTTTCTCTAAATGGACAATTATTTTCCTAAAGGATGGGTGGATAGAATATATTCCCCAAAgagttttgaaatatttgaaaagagAAAGGTGGTCGGGCTCAATGTCACAGTACAATGTCATAGGATATTGTCTCGATGAACGTCCAAAATGGCTATACAGTTTGTTTAGCTATCTCCACCTTAAGGGATTTCTAGAGACAATGAAAATCTTGAGGCATTCTTCTTCAGAGACAGTGACGGAGAAATTAAAGagctttattttcaatgagctGAAAATAAAATCTCAAACAGCTAGCACTTTAAGAGATGCCATTGAAGCGTGTTCGCAAAGAGGCGAGTGGGCTCTCCTACGTGCTCCTAGCTACATCAAACTAAAATGGAGTATTGGAGAGTTTCAATATGCGGAAAGTCTTCTCCTCTGGCACTTAGCAACTGAACTCTGTTACAGCACCATTAAGGAAGATGATAGCAATGAAAGAACAATTTGCAAGCTCCTTTCGGATTACATGTTCTATCTTCTGGTTGCGAAGCCTACAATGCTGGCACCGGTTCTTGGAAATTGGCAAGTGGTATTCCGAGACACATGTGCAGAGGCTAACAGATTTTTCGATGAATTCTCAATATCAGATCAGAAACAAGTATGTGAAATGCTTATTTCTGTAGAAACCAATTTCAGAGCTACAACTGTGAAGGGAAATAGAAGCAAATCTGTATTGTTTGATGCTTGTGTTCTTGCACATCAGCTTCAAAATATGAATTGGCAAGAAAGGTGGAAGGTGATGGTGCTGGTGTGGACCGAGCTGTTTTGCTACGCTGCCATAAATTGTAGGCCGATTGTACATGCTCAGCAACCAAGTAGGGGTGGTGAGTTTCTGACTTTCACTTGGTTGCTGATGAACCATTTGGGATTGGGAACTCAATTCTATGAGCAAGAACAGCAAGCTGGGAAAAAGTTTATGCCTATCATGTAA
- the LOC107422381 gene encoding uncharacterized protein LOC107422381 isoform X2, whose product MELPIPNKLKKLWDIWDLRVCILISLFLQVFLLLVAPFRQTTSRTFVIMSIWSAYLLADWVAAVSIGLITKSQTDHSLDPHTENLHIFAFWASFLLIHLGGPDSITSFSIEDNELWLRHLFSLILQVVAVAYSFFLTLPKNNLQLPTMLVFFVGIIKFSERIAALYLASLDRFGSTVLPEPNPGPDYRDAVATYAASMGLMDQASEITMTTTTTMTNVAHSLFETFKGLIVGFLLSSKDRESSRNTFLHLEASEAFRLMEYELSFMYQLLHTKVVMMRCVFGYILRIISFCFLIGALISFSFSLVDDPKFSKFSIYLTYSLLVVAIFLDIFSGLKLIFSKWTIIFLKDGWIEYIPQRVLKYLKRERWSGSMSQYNVIGYCLDERPKWLYSLFSYLHLKGFLETMKILRHSSSETVTEKLKSFIFNELKIKSQTASTLRDAIEACSQRGEWALLRAPSYIKLKWSIGEFQYAESLLLWHLATELCYSTIKEDDSNERTICKLLSDYMFYLLVAKPTMLAPVLGNWQVVFRDTCAEANRFFDEFSISDQKQVCEMLISVETNFRATTVKGNRSKSVLFDACVLAHQLQNMNWQERWKVMVLVWTELFCYAAINCRPIVHAQQPSRGGEFLTFTWLLMNHLGLGTQFYEQEQQAGKKFMPIM is encoded by the exons ATGGAGTTACCAATTCCCAACAAGTTGAAGAAGCTGTGGGACATATGGGATCTTCGGGTGTGTATCCTCATAAGCCTCTTCCTACAGGTATTTCTACTTCTAGTTGCTCCTTTCAGGCAAACAACCAGTCGCACATTTGTTATCATGTCAATATGGTCTGCTTATTTGCTGGCCGACTGGGTGGCTGCTGTTTCTATTGGACTAATCACCAAAAGCCAGACCGACCATTCCCTTGATCCACACACAGAAAACCTACACATTTTTGCGTTTTGGGCATCCTTTCTTTTGATTCATCTCGGTGGGCCTGATAGCATTACCTCTTTCTCAATCGAGGATAATGAATTATGGCTCAGGCACTTGTTTAGTCTCATTTTACAGGTTGTGGCTGTTGCTTATAGCTTCTTTCTTACACTTCCTAAAAACAATCTACAACTGCCAACTATGCTTGTGTTCTTTGTTGGAATTATCAAGTTCTCTGAGAGAATAGCGGCTTTATATCTTGCAAGTTTGGACCGTTTTGGTTCCACTGTGTTGCCGGAGCCAAACCCTGGTCCTGACTACAGAGATGCCGTGGCAACATATGCTGCTTCAATGGGGTTGATGGATCAAGCATCAGAGATAACGATGACGACGACCACGACCATGACAAAC GTAGCACACTCGCTCTTCGAAACCTTCAAGGGACTTATTGTTGGCTTCCTTCTCAGTTCCAAAGACCGAGAATCAAGCCGGAATACTTTTCTCCATTTAGAAGCTTCTGAGGCTTTTAGATTGATGGAGTACGAGCTGAGCTTCATGTACCAACTTCTCCATACCAAAGTTGTCATGATGCGTTGCGTGTTCGGTTACATACTCAGGATTATCAGTTTCTGTTTCCTAATTGGTGCTTTGATAtcgttttcattttctttggtcGATGATCCTAAGTTTAGTAAGTTTAGTATCTATCTTACTTACTCATTGCTTGTAGTAGCCATTTTTCTAGATATTTTTTCTGGCCTCAAGCTCATTTTCTCTAAATGGACAATTATTTTCCTAAAGGATGGGTGGATAGAATATATTCCCCAAAgagttttgaaatatttgaaaagagAAAGGTGGTCGGGCTCAATGTCACAGTACAATGTCATAGGATATTGTCTCGATGAACGTCCAAAATGGCTATACAGTTTGTTTAGCTATCTCCACCTTAAGGGATTTCTAGAGACAATGAAAATCTTGAGGCATTCTTCTTCAGAGACAGTGACGGAGAAATTAAAGagctttattttcaatgagctGAAAATAAAATCTCAAACAGCTAGCACTTTAAGAGATGCCATTGAAGCGTGTTCGCAAAGAGGCGAGTGGGCTCTCCTACGTGCTCCTAGCTACATCAAACTAAAATGGAGTATTGGAGAGTTTCAATATGCGGAAAGTCTTCTCCTCTGGCACTTAGCAACTGAACTCTGTTACAGCACCATTAAGGAAGATGATAGCAATGAAAGAACAATTTGCAAGCTCCTTTCGGATTACATGTTCTATCTTCTGGTTGCGAAGCCTACAATGCTGGCACCGGTTCTTGGAAATTGGCAAGTGGTATTCCGAGACACATGTGCAGAGGCTAACAGATTTTTCGATGAATTCTCAATATCAGATCAGAAACAAGTATGTGAAATGCTTATTTCTGTAGAAACCAATTTCAGAGCTACAACTGTGAAGGGAAATAGAAGCAAATCTGTATTGTTTGATGCTTGTGTTCTTGCACATCAGCTTCAAAATATGAATTGGCAAGAAAGGTGGAAGGTGATGGTGCTGGTGTGGACCGAGCTGTTTTGCTACGCTGCCATAAATTGTAGGCCGATTGTACATGCTCAGCAACCAAGTAGGGGTGGTGAGTTTCTGACTTTCACTTGGTTGCTGATGAACCATTTGGGATTGGGAACTCAATTCTATGAGCAAGAACAGCAAGCTGGGAAAAAGTTTATGCCTATCATGTAA
- the LOC107422404 gene encoding uncharacterized protein LOC107422404, producing MEDDEQMMEFYMKDAKALGIIQNAVSDQIFPQIVNAETSKQAWELLYKEFHGGEQMKTFGEVLSNERMVQKVLISLTKAYEPICLMIENTKDLETVEFQEVIAILKSQEQRLDLQVTEVTEKAFSTLSVNNPATISKPQNRGAIHFNATKFQKTWTPKEKKWEPKQRIFKGKPKCYSCDRFGHWTRECLNGKNVQKANCTNQMELTGNMFNVASELDKISKGSEWYIDSGCSNHMTGNIDLVVDVKRNLYGRVQMPNGTLESIAGK from the exons atggaagatgatgaacaGATGATGGAGTTCTACATGAAGGATGCAAAGGCTTTGGGCATTATCCAAAATGCTGTTTCAGATCAGATCTTCCCACAGATAGTAAATGCAGAGACCTCAAAACAAGCTTGGGAGCTGCTGTACAAGGAATTTCATGGTGGTGAACAG ATGAAAACATTTGGAGAGGTTTTATCCAATGAGCGGATGGTTCAAAAGGTTTTAATTAGCCTGACTAAAGCCTATGAACCTATATGCTTAATGATAGAAAACACTAAGGATCTAGAAACAGTAGAATTCCAAGAGGTGATTGCAATTCTTAAAAGCCAAGAACAAAGACTTGACTTGCAAGTCACTGAGGTCACCGAGAAAGCCTTCTCTACCTTATCTGTGAATAATCCTGCTACAATCTCTAAACCACAAAACAGGGGAGCAATACACTTCAATGCAACTAAATTCCAGAAAACTTGGACTCCAAAAGAGAAGAAGTGGGAACCGAAGCAGAGAAT ATTCAAAGGTAAACCTAAGTGCTACAGCTGTGACAGATTTGGTCATTGGACAAGAGAGTGTCTAAATGGGAAGAATGTGCAGAAAGCAAACTGCACAAATCAAATGGAGTTGACAGGTAACATGTTTAATGTAGCTAGTGAACTTGATAAGATAAGTAAGGGCAGTGAATGGTATATAGACAGTGGATGCAGTAACCACATGACAGGAAATATAGATCTCGTGGTGGATGTGAAAAGGAATTTGTATGGAAGAGTTCAAATGCCAAATGGTACACTAGAGAGCATAGCTGGAAAATGA